Genomic DNA from Pseudomonas fluorescens:
ACGTGACCATCCAGGCGCAGATCATGGACCTGCTGCTGGCCCTGCAAAAAGAGCAGAACATGGGCCTGGTGCTGATCACCCACGACCTGGCCGTGGTCGCCGAAACCGCCCAGCGCGTGTGCGTGATGTACGCCGGCCAGGCCGTGGAAGTGGGCAAGGTGCCCGAGCTGTTCGACATCCCGGCCCACCCGTACAGCGAAGCACTGCTGGCGGCGATTCCGGAGCACAGCATGGGCGCCGCGCGCCTGGCGACGCTGCCGGGCATCGTGCCCGGTCGCTACGACCGTCCGCAGGGTTGTCTGCTGTCGCCGCGCTGCCCGTACGTGCAGGATAACTGCCGCGTACAACGCCCCGCCCTTGATCCGAAAACCGCCAGCCTCGCCCGCTGCTTCTACCCGTTGAACCAGGAGGTGGCGTGATGGCCGTCGTACTTACCGCCCGTGACCTGACCCGTCATTACGAAGTGTCCCGCGGCATGTTCAAGGGCCATGCGACCGTTCGCGCCCTCAATGGCGTGTCGTTCGAATTGGAGGCCGGCAAGACCCTGGCCGTGGTGGGTGAATCCGGTTGCGGCAAATCCACCCTGGCCCGGGCCCTGACGCTGATCGAGGAACCGTCCGCCGGCTCCCTGAAAATCGCCGGCCAGGAAGTCGCCGGCGCCAACAAGGCCGAACGCAAGCAACTGCGCAAAGATGTACAGATGGTATTCCAGAGCCCTTACGCCTCGCTCAACCCACGGCAGAAGATCGGTGATCAACTGGCCGAGCCGTTGTTGATCAATACCAAGCTGTCAGCGACTGAGCGGCGCGAAAAAGTCCAGGCGATGATGAAGCAGGTGGGCTTGCGTCCTGAGCATTACCAGCGCTACCCGCACATGTTCTCCGGCGGCCAGCGCCAGCGCATCGCCCTGGCCCGCGCCATGATGCTGCAACCCAAGGTGCTGGTGGCGGACGAACCGACGTCGGCGTTGGACGTGTCGATCCAGGCCCAGGTGCTCAACCTGTTCATGGATTTGCAGCAGGAGTTCAACACCGCCTACGTGTTCATTTCCCACAACCTGGCGGTGGTACAGCACGTGGCCGACGACGTGATGGTGATGTACCTCGGTCGTCCGGTGGAAATGGGCCCCAACGAGTCCATCTACAGCCGCCCGCTGCACCCATACACCCAGGCGCTGCTGTCGGCCACCCCGACCATCCACCCGGACCCGAACAAGCCGAAGATCAAGATCGTCGGCGAACTGCCCAACCCGCTCAACCCACCGTCCGGCTGCGCCTTCCACAAGCGCTGCCCGTATGCCACCGAGCGCTGCAAGACCGAAGAACCGGCCTTGCGACCGCTCGATAATCGGTTGGTGGCGTGTCACTACGCCGAGCGGTTCCTCGCCGGCGCGGCGTAAGGCAAAAGGCAGATAGAGCACTTGTGGCGAGGGAGCTTGCTCCCGCTGGGCCGCGAAGCGGCCCCTCTTCTTGGGCCTACTGCGCCCGAAGCGCCGGACCGGTCCAGCGGGAGCAGGCTCCCTCGCCACAGAAGTAAATCTTCGCCTTGAGCAGTGCTCCTGGTATGAAAAAACCCTCCAGCCCCGACTGAGTCTCAGTTTGGGCTGGCGGGGTTTTCTTTTTTCGGGAACGCCCATACAACATTGCATGACAACCGCCATACCGGCTCACTCGTGCCGTGCTTCACCGCTAAACTGCGAGAACCATGAATATCCAAAGGAGCAAGACATTGAACAAGGAACTTCCAACAGACTTTGAGCACTTCGTCGAGACACTGACGCGCTTGAGCAACAAGAACGGCTTGACCCTGGGCCGGCTGAATCGCCAGGAACTGGCGGTAATACTTTTGTACATCAGCTGCGCGCTCAAGCCCGGCGAACGCTATAGCGAACGTGAAGCCACCGCGCGGCTGGATCAATGGAAAACCCAATACGCCCCCATGCTGCGAAGCGATGTGGTGGAGCTGCGGCGTACGCTGATTGATGGCAACTATTGGATGCGAGAACCCGAAGGACGCGGTTATGAACTCGACGCGACCATTGTCGGCCATCCGCTGTTCATCCGGCTCGGTGAGGAGCGTCTGGAAAGGCGCATAGCCGAACAACTGCTAGCGGCTGCCCGCGCCCGCGAAGAACGCAAGAGAGCGGCGTTGCAAGATTCCCCCCGCTAAGCGTGTGACAAAGGATCAGGGAGGGGAGCTCCTGGCGTTCTCCTCCCCGGATCGCACCTATTGCACTCTGACAAACACGGCCTGCTCGGCAAGCGAACTCTGCGCATCCGCAGTGTGAAGCTCGGGAGCCCATCGGACAAAATTGCTCAGCACCCGTCCCTGCCCGCTACCGGACAGCAGCAGGTGCATGTAAAGCCGGCTGTCAGACGAAGGGGCGACAACATCATCGGCGAACACGCGAAGGACCGGCTGACATAAAACGATGCCGCAAGCACCCAACCGTGAATTGCGCGACAGCAGATAGTTGTCGTGACTGTCGAGTAGTGGGGCCTGGGCAAGTAATGTCGCGACGCGGTCATACAGCGCAGCCTCGCTGCAACGGTCGACATCATCGATCGCAATCAGTCGGGAGCCTTCCTTGACGACGTGTTGCCAAACAAATCGACTGCCCTGAAGAATGCTCGAAGCGTGCTTCAAAAAGGCCACGATCCAGCCGACGTCCGGATCGCTGCCATTGACGATACCCTCGGGCCAGCTAAGCGCTGTTTGCGTCTGCTCCCCCGTGTGCACCGGCATTGCCCCGATATTCTGCGGATCCAGCCACGCGGCCACGGCCCGCAAGCGTGCCTCCGCAGCCTTGAAGTGCGTCGCCGATTCCATTGATAACCTGGACTGCGGCACGGCAGGACTTTGCGCCGGCAAATGGGCATTGAACCTGAAACGGTCGACGATTGAGGCAGGCAACTCAACCTCATCGCCATGCAACAGCTGATGCTTGACTGCCGCATTGAAGCCGTCCAGATACCCGAGGATATTACTCTGCTCCATTCCCTGGCGATGCAGATAAAACAGACTCCATTGCTCAAAGCCGAACTGTGGCAACCACGTGGAGTTTTGTGCGGTAAGGAAAAACCGCTCGGTAATGGATGCAGCCAGTTCGCTGTCCATCGTGTCGTGCGCCCAGTCGAAGCCCGACCCGGTGATGCCGTACTTCTCCCGATCATTCCAGATGGGTGTCAGCGGGTCGCAATACCACACCTGCGCTCGGAAGGTGTCCGGCCGAAAGGTTTCGATGAAGTCCAGGCTCTCTTGCACCGTGTCGATGGTTTCCCCTGGAAAGCCAATGATGAACGAGGCGTGCGTCGCAATGCCCACCGAGCGGAATGCACTGATGGCCTGTTCATAGTTCTTGCGACGTGACGTCTTGCGCATCAATGCAAGCATCTTGTCGGAGGCAGACTCGATCCCCAGAAAAACGCCTTCGCACCCTGCGCGCGCCATCAGTTCTATGGTTTCCGGGTCGCCCTGATCAGAGCGATAGAAGGAGTTCCACTTAAAGTTGTACTGGTTGTCGATCATCATCTGCATGATTTCTCGGAAGCGCTGCTTGGGCACATTGAATGTGTCATCCAGGAACGTCAGCGTATCGACGGTGCCGATCGCCTTTACCGCGTCCAGTTCGCGTTCTACATCACGGGTGGACAAGTAGCGGTACTTACCGGCCCGCTGGGGAAAACCGCAGAATGCACAGGAGTATGGGCACGACTTGGCTGTACGCGTGGACAAAAAACGTCCGATGCCGCGCGGTTCGAACAACTTGTAATTGACGAAGTTTTCCTTCAGCTCGTTGTATTCCGGCTCATCCGCACCGAACACCCACGTATCACCGTCCCATACCGCTGTGCGGCTCAAGCCGATGACTGAACGGTTCTGGTTGAGCGCCTCCAGTACCTGGCGAAGTGTGTCCTCCCCTTCATTGCTGTTGATATAGATATCACCACCAAGAACACTCAAGTAGTCACCGAGCAGCTCGCGATCATGGGCCTTGAACAGACCGCTGATATAGGGCCCGCCGATGATGATCTGCACCTCAGGGGCAAAGGAGCGCACGAAGTCCACAATCTCCTGCACCGGATGGGGCATCACATAGAGGGTCGTGGTGATGACCACCGCGTTGATCGTCCCGGATGTCAGTTTTTGCGCCAGAACGTCCTTCTCTTTCTGAAAAAGGTTGACGTAGTCAAAGGCAATGCCGTGCTTGTCGAGATAGGTCCCCAACACCATCACAACCGGCCATAGAAAGTCGGCATTGTTCAGGTCCAGGTCAGCTAGCCCCTGCAACTCACGCGTCTTGTTCAGCACGCCCAATGCATGAAACCGCGAGCCCTCATAATTGATAAACGCCAAGCGCAGATCCCGTTTCGCTGCCGCTTCAGGTGCAAGTTGATCGAGCATCTGACAGTAGTCGTCAAACGAGAAATCATTGAAGCCGATGATCATGCATTTTTTAATAGGCATCGGGTCATTCCTCCCTGGAATGGAACGAGCAAATACTCGCGTTTCTACTGCTTGATGACTTCAGCCGTGGGACGTGGCCCACCGTCGCGTGTCCGGAATGAAGTCCGCGATGTTGGTATAGGCCCCAGCCTCCATACATTTGTCGACGAACAGTTGGCCCACCACAAGATCCAGGACACCCAACCCAAACGGCGAGAAAATCAGCGGACGCGAACGGTTGATCAAGCTCGGGTTCTTCAGGACTTGCGCGAGCGTGCCGTGCACAAATGAGCGATCGCCGTACTTCTGTTCCGTCAGATGGGGAGAAGTATTGGCTTTCATGCAATGTTCCACATCGTCGAATACGTTGAACGCATGCCAGATGATGTCCGGGCTGATATCGCGCAGCGAGACATTCAGAATGATCTGTCCGGGCGCAAAGACATCGTCTCCCGATACATAAGGCGTGCCTGCGTTGGTGGCGAAAACAACGATATCGGCAGCGCTGATAGCAGACTTCCAGTTCTCGACGAAACGCGCTTCCTGGCCTGTCCCGGCCTCTATGTGATGACGAAGCTCAGCGGCCGACCCCGCGTCCAGATCACAGACATTTACCTGACCGAACCTCCAGCCATCGGCCATGAAAAAATCAAAGATTGCGCGGGAAATCACCCCGGCGCCGACGAATGTAATATTCACCGCCTCCTTCGGATCCGCCACCAGCGCCCTTGCAGCGAGCACTGCAGACGCCGCGGTCCTGGCCGCACTGATTTGCGAGGCTTCAAGGCATGCCACCGGGTAACCCGTTTCGTAATCGTTGAGCAACAGGACGGCCGAGGCACGCTGTAGATTTTGCTCAATGTTCTTCGGATAACTGGCAATCCACTTAATGCCCGAAATGGGCGTGTCGTTGGCAATGGCAGCTGGCAAAGCGATGATCCGATCCGATTGACGTTCTTCGAATCTCAGGAAATAACTGTCGGGGTTGTTGGTCAGGCCGGCATCGTGCTGCAAGTAGGTTTCTTCGACCAGACGCAGAATGTCCTCGCGCAACGAAGGCATCAGATTGGCGATCTGCGCGCCAGAAACGACGGTCAATGCGTGGGACGATAGGTGTCGGGAGTCTTTCATGGAAGGTCTCATTGAATGGCATCGTGTTGTAAAACCGCTGTGTCACGAGCGCTTCCTTCGGCCTCCAGGAGACTGAATTGATCTAACGTTTCGTTCAGCAGATGTTTTAGTTTCAGCATGTTTTCAGGCGAGATTCTGTCGGCCTGGTACTGCAGCTTGATAAAGCAATGATCAGTCGTGACAGGTACCCACAAAAATAGCGGCCACGGCTGATAGTCGGGAAGCTGGACCTGGGAGACAGCGACACCTTCAAGGTCCCAGCTTTCAAACGGGCTTTCGGCACCGATATGAATAGGCAAGCTTTGTCTGATTTCGGATTCGGCCATGATTTCACCGATAGAAAGACCGACGCTGTCGAAGGTTTC
This window encodes:
- a CDS encoding peptide ABC transporter ATP-binding protein, which encodes MAVVLTARDLTRHYEVSRGMFKGHATVRALNGVSFELEAGKTLAVVGESGCGKSTLARALTLIEEPSAGSLKIAGQEVAGANKAERKQLRKDVQMVFQSPYASLNPRQKIGDQLAEPLLINTKLSATERREKVQAMMKQVGLRPEHYQRYPHMFSGGQRQRIALARAMMLQPKVLVADEPTSALDVSIQAQVLNLFMDLQQEFNTAYVFISHNLAVVQHVADDVMVMYLGRPVEMGPNESIYSRPLHPYTQALLSATPTIHPDPNKPKIKIVGELPNPLNPPSGCAFHKRCPYATERCKTEEPALRPLDNRLVACHYAERFLAGAA
- a CDS encoding DUF2087 domain-containing protein, which encodes MNKELPTDFEHFVETLTRLSNKNGLTLGRLNRQELAVILLYISCALKPGERYSEREATARLDQWKTQYAPMLRSDVVELRRTLIDGNYWMREPEGRGYELDATIVGHPLFIRLGEERLERRIAEQLLAAARAREERKRAALQDSPR
- a CDS encoding PhpK family radical SAM P-methyltransferase, which translates into the protein MPIKKCMIIGFNDFSFDDYCQMLDQLAPEAAAKRDLRLAFINYEGSRFHALGVLNKTRELQGLADLDLNNADFLWPVVMVLGTYLDKHGIAFDYVNLFQKEKDVLAQKLTSGTINAVVITTTLYVMPHPVQEIVDFVRSFAPEVQIIIGGPYISGLFKAHDRELLGDYLSVLGGDIYINSNEGEDTLRQVLEALNQNRSVIGLSRTAVWDGDTWVFGADEPEYNELKENFVNYKLFEPRGIGRFLSTRTAKSCPYSCAFCGFPQRAGKYRYLSTRDVERELDAVKAIGTVDTLTFLDDTFNVPKQRFREIMQMMIDNQYNFKWNSFYRSDQGDPETIELMARAGCEGVFLGIESASDKMLALMRKTSRRKNYEQAISAFRSVGIATHASFIIGFPGETIDTVQESLDFIETFRPDTFRAQVWYCDPLTPIWNDREKYGITGSGFDWAHDTMDSELAASITERFFLTAQNSTWLPQFGFEQWSLFYLHRQGMEQSNILGYLDGFNAAVKHQLLHGDEVELPASIVDRFRFNAHLPAQSPAVPQSRLSMESATHFKAAEARLRAVAAWLDPQNIGAMPVHTGEQTQTALSWPEGIVNGSDPDVGWIVAFLKHASSILQGSRFVWQHVVKEGSRLIAIDDVDRCSEAALYDRVATLLAQAPLLDSHDNYLLSRNSRLGACGIVLCQPVLRVFADDVVAPSSDSRLYMHLLLSGSGQGRVLSNFVRWAPELHTADAQSSLAEQAVFVRVQ
- the sbnB gene encoding 2,3-diaminopropionate biosynthesis protein SbnB codes for the protein MKDSRHLSSHALTVVSGAQIANLMPSLREDILRLVEETYLQHDAGLTNNPDSYFLRFEERQSDRIIALPAAIANDTPISGIKWIASYPKNIEQNLQRASAVLLLNDYETGYPVACLEASQISAARTAASAVLAARALVADPKEAVNITFVGAGVISRAIFDFFMADGWRFGQVNVCDLDAGSAAELRHHIEAGTGQEARFVENWKSAISAADIVVFATNAGTPYVSGDDVFAPGQIILNVSLRDISPDIIWHAFNVFDDVEHCMKANTSPHLTEQKYGDRSFVHGTLAQVLKNPSLINRSRPLIFSPFGLGVLDLVVGQLFVDKCMEAGAYTNIADFIPDTRRWATSHG